The following coding sequences lie in one Listeria ivanovii subsp. londoniensis genomic window:
- a CDS encoding alpha-glucosidase, with protein MEITETKEWWKESVVYQIYPRSFQDSNGDGIGDIRGIIERLPYLKDLGINVIWLCPVYKSPMDDGGYDISDYYEIDPMFGTMSDMDELIEKAEKLGIKILMDLVVNHTSDEHEWFEKAIADPKSKYRDYYIFREGVNGNPPNNWRSYFGGSAWEAVPGEENMFYLHAFSKKQPDLNWENIVVRNECIQMINWWLEKGLGGFRIDAILNLKKRIEYGTFPADGEDGLVFIGHWILNQPGIEEWLKEIDERTFKKHNAFTVAEADVPEERLSEFIGENGHFRMVFDFSYTDIDTPETGEWFKNSEWTVKELKEKIITNELVTQRNGWGAKYLENHDQPRSINKYLPQEYQDDRSKKMLGTLFMMLHGTPFIYQGQEIGMSNTRMESIDDYNDIATHDQYHRAILSGISPEEALEGMYRRSRDNSRTPMQWNNQKNAGFSDSDEIWLKANPNYLDINVEQEQIDDNSVLNFYKKLIHLRSDSSKYKEVAVYGELLPVESSDEVIAYKRKTDDAELLIIVNFSDSENQLCIEGTYEQVLANVALPEMVENVLEIPAYTGAVFSRVLEVD; from the coding sequence GTGGAAATAACAGAAACGAAAGAATGGTGGAAAGAATCGGTAGTGTACCAAATCTATCCGCGTAGTTTTCAAGATTCAAATGGGGATGGTATTGGAGATATTAGAGGAATTATAGAACGACTTCCTTATTTGAAAGATTTAGGTATTAATGTGATTTGGCTTTGTCCTGTCTATAAATCACCTATGGATGATGGTGGTTATGACATTTCTGATTACTATGAGATTGATCCAATGTTTGGAACGATGAGCGATATGGATGAATTAATTGAGAAGGCAGAAAAATTAGGAATAAAAATATTGATGGATTTGGTTGTAAACCATACATCTGATGAACATGAATGGTTTGAAAAAGCAATAGCTGACCCAAAAAGTAAGTATCGAGATTATTATATTTTCCGAGAGGGTGTAAATGGAAACCCGCCTAATAATTGGCGTTCTTATTTTGGAGGATCTGCGTGGGAAGCCGTACCAGGTGAGGAAAACATGTTTTACCTACATGCTTTTTCTAAAAAACAGCCAGATTTAAACTGGGAAAACATTGTAGTGCGTAATGAATGTATCCAAATGATTAACTGGTGGCTTGAAAAAGGTTTAGGTGGCTTTAGAATTGATGCCATTTTAAATTTGAAGAAAAGAATTGAGTACGGTACTTTCCCAGCGGACGGGGAAGATGGCTTGGTTTTCATCGGTCATTGGATTTTAAATCAGCCGGGAATTGAAGAGTGGCTCAAGGAGATTGACGAACGGACATTTAAAAAACATAATGCATTTACTGTGGCTGAGGCGGATGTGCCTGAAGAAAGACTTTCTGAATTTATAGGTGAAAATGGTCATTTCCGTATGGTGTTTGATTTTAGCTATACAGATATTGATACTCCTGAAACAGGCGAATGGTTCAAGAATTCAGAATGGACAGTAAAAGAATTAAAAGAGAAAATAATTACCAATGAACTGGTGACACAGCGAAATGGCTGGGGGGCAAAATACTTAGAAAATCATGATCAACCGCGTTCGATAAATAAGTATTTACCTCAAGAATACCAAGATGATCGTAGCAAAAAAATGCTAGGCACGTTATTTATGATGTTGCACGGTACGCCGTTCATTTATCAAGGACAAGAGATTGGCATGAGTAATACTCGGATGGAAAGTATAGATGATTATAACGATATCGCGACGCACGATCAATACCATCGCGCAATTCTCTCTGGAATAAGTCCGGAAGAAGCGCTTGAAGGAATGTATCGGCGTAGTAGGGATAATTCAAGAACACCGATGCAATGGAATAATCAAAAGAACGCTGGTTTTTCCGACTCAGATGAAATTTGGTTGAAAGCAAACCCTAATTACCTTGATATTAACGTAGAGCAGGAACAAATCGATGATAATTCCGTATTGAATTTTTATAAGAAATTAATCCATTTAAGAAGTGATTCTAGTAAATATAAAGAAGTGGCTGTTTATGGAGAATTACTGCCAGTAGAATCAAGTGATGAAGTTATTGCTTACAAACGTAAAACAGATGACGCTGAGCTCTTAATCATCGTGAATTTTTCTGATTCTGAAAATCAATTATGCATTGAAGGTACTTATGAACAGGTACTTGCTAATGTAGCGTTGCCAGAAATGGTAGAAAATGTCCTTGAAATACCTGCATATACAGGTGCCGTCTTCTCAAGGGTTTTGGAGGTAGACTGA
- the gtfA gene encoding sucrose phosphorylase, whose translation MQIKNKAMLITYSDSLGKNMEELSKVMETYFEDAVGGIHLLPFFPSTGDRGFAPSDYTTVDSDLGSWEIIEKLGEKYYLMFDFMINHISRESLFFQDLKKEHLNSKYKDMFIRINDFFPPGRPNEKDLDLIYKRKDKAPFQEVEFADGETELVWNTFGEEQIDLDVTAEVTKEFIRQTIKNMAAHGCSILRLDAFAYAIKKLDTNDFFVEPEIWDLLDEVKAEAAKYDMELLPEIHEHYSIQMKIANHDYYIYDFALPMVMLYSLYSGRVERLAKWLEMSPMKQYTTLDTHDGIGVVDARDLLTDEELDYTSAELYKIGANVKKIYSSEKYNNLDIYQINSTYYSALGDDDKSYLLARVIQCFAPGIPQIYYVGLLAGKNDIDLLEETKEGRNINRHYYTIDEIENEVKRPVVKALCNLLRFRNTSEAFDLEGSIEIETPSSNEIVIIRKNKTNKIAATLKANLSTKTFQINENERNILI comes from the coding sequence TTGCAAATTAAAAATAAAGCTATGTTAATTACTTATTCTGATAGTTTAGGGAAAAATATGGAAGAATTATCCAAGGTGATGGAAACTTATTTTGAAGATGCGGTTGGCGGGATTCACTTATTGCCGTTCTTTCCATCCACTGGAGATCGAGGGTTTGCGCCAAGTGATTACACAACAGTAGATAGCGACCTAGGTTCTTGGGAAATAATCGAGAAATTAGGCGAAAAGTATTATTTAATGTTTGATTTTATGATTAATCACATTTCTCGCGAATCACTCTTCTTTCAAGATTTAAAAAAAGAGCATTTAAACTCAAAGTATAAAGATATGTTTATTCGTATCAATGATTTCTTTCCTCCGGGTAGACCAAATGAAAAAGACTTAGATTTAATTTATAAGAGAAAAGATAAGGCGCCTTTTCAAGAAGTTGAATTTGCTGATGGGGAAACGGAATTAGTTTGGAATACTTTTGGGGAAGAACAAATTGATTTAGATGTCACAGCCGAAGTTACAAAAGAATTTATTCGTCAAACGATAAAAAATATGGCTGCACATGGTTGTTCTATTTTGCGTCTCGACGCCTTTGCTTATGCAATTAAAAAATTAGATACAAATGATTTTTTTGTAGAACCAGAAATTTGGGATTTACTGGATGAAGTGAAAGCGGAAGCGGCCAAATATGATATGGAATTATTACCAGAAATTCATGAACATTATTCCATCCAAATGAAAATCGCGAACCATGATTATTATATCTATGATTTTGCGTTACCCATGGTGATGCTTTACTCATTATATAGTGGGCGAGTGGAACGTTTAGCTAAATGGTTAGAAATGAGTCCGATGAAGCAATATACTACATTAGATACGCATGACGGCATTGGGGTTGTGGATGCGCGCGATTTATTAACAGATGAGGAACTCGATTATACCTCAGCGGAATTATACAAAATAGGAGCTAATGTTAAAAAGATATATTCCTCTGAAAAATATAATAATCTGGATATTTATCAAATTAACAGTACCTATTATAGTGCTTTGGGTGACGATGACAAAAGTTACTTGTTGGCGAGAGTAATTCAATGTTTTGCGCCGGGGATTCCGCAAATTTATTATGTTGGTTTACTTGCTGGCAAAAATGATATTGACCTTTTAGAAGAAACAAAAGAAGGGCGTAATATTAATCGTCATTACTACACAATAGATGAAATTGAAAATGAAGTAAAAAGACCAGTTGTTAAAGCGTTGTGCAATTTACTGAGATTTAGAAATACTTCTGAAGCATTTGATTTGGAAGGAAGTATAGAAATTGAGACACCTAGCTCAAATGAAATAGTTATTATTCGCAAAAACAAAACAAATAAAATTGCAGCGACATTAAAAGCGAATTTAAGTACTAAAACTTTCCAAATCAACGAAAATGAAAGAAATATTTTAATTTAA
- the rpoB gene encoding DNA-directed RNA polymerase subunit beta: MSGHSGHDVKYGRHRTRRSFARISEVLELPNLIEIQTASYQWFLDEGLREMFRDISPIEDFAGNLSLEFIDYDLGEPKYSVEESKNRDANYAAPLRVKLRLINKETGEVKDQEVFMGDFPLMTEMGTFIINGAERVIVSQLVRSPGVYFNGKLDKNGKKGFGSTVIPNRGAWLEYETDAKDVVHVRIDRTRKLPVTVLLRALGFGSDQEIIDLIGDNDYLRNTLEKDNTDNAEKALLEIYERLRPGEPPTVDNARSLLVSRFFDPKRYDLASVGRYKINKKLHLKNRLFNQTLAETLVDPETGEIIASKGDILDRRNLDQIIPNLENGVGFRTLRPADGVMEDSVLVQSIKIYAPNDEEKEINIIGNAYIEENVKHITPSDIISSISYFFNLLHGVGDTDDIDHLGNRRLRSVGELLQNQFRIGLSRMERVVRERMSIQDMTTITPQQLINIRPVVASIKEFFGSSQLSQFMDQTNPLGELTHKRRLSALGPGGLTRERAGYEVRDVHYSHYGRMCPIETPEGPNIGLINSLSSFAKVNKFGFIETPYRRVDPETNRVTDKIDYLTADEEDNYVVAQANSKLDEQGTFTEEEVMARFRSENLAVEKERIDYMDVSPKQVVSVATACIPFLENDDSNRALMGANMQRQAVPLMHPEAPFVGTGMEHVSAKDSGAAVTAKHDGIVEHVEAREIWVRRVSLVDGKEVTGGIDKYTLRKFVRSNQGTCYNQRPNVAEGDRVVKGEILGNGPSMDSGELALGRNVLVAFMTWDGYNYEDAIIMSERLVKDDVYTSIHIEEFESEARDTKLGPEEMTRDIPNVGEDALRDLDERGIIRVGAEVKDNDLLVGKVTPKGVTELTAEERLLHAIFGEKAREVRDTSLRVPHGGGGIVLDVKIFTREAGDELPPGVNQLVRVYIVQKRKIHEGDKMAGRHGNKGVISRILPEEDMPFMPDGTPVDIMLNPLGVPSRMNIGQVLELHLGMAARALGIHVATPVFDGANEEDVWSTVAEAGMARDAKTVLYDGRSGEAFDNRISVGVMYMIKLAHMVDDKLHARSTGPYSLVTQQPLGGKAQFGGQRFGEMEVWALEAYGAAYTLQEILTIKSDDVVGRVKTYEAIVKGESVPEPGVPESFKVLIKELQSLGMDVKMLSADEEEIEMRDMDDDDFTNQNDAFNIVQPENAAAEKTE; this comes from the coding sequence TTGTCAGGACATTCAGGACATGATGTAAAATATGGACGGCATCGTACGCGTAGAAGTTTTGCGCGAATCAGTGAAGTACTTGAATTACCAAACTTAATTGAGATTCAAACAGCTTCTTACCAGTGGTTCTTAGATGAAGGGCTACGTGAGATGTTCCGCGATATTTCGCCAATTGAGGATTTTGCGGGTAATTTATCTTTAGAATTCATTGATTACGATCTTGGAGAGCCGAAATATTCGGTAGAAGAATCTAAGAACCGTGATGCAAACTATGCGGCTCCACTACGCGTGAAGTTGCGCCTAATCAACAAAGAAACCGGCGAAGTAAAAGACCAAGAAGTATTTATGGGAGATTTCCCGTTAATGACTGAAATGGGTACGTTCATTATTAATGGGGCAGAACGTGTTATCGTTTCCCAATTAGTTCGTTCTCCAGGTGTCTACTTCAATGGAAAACTCGACAAAAATGGTAAAAAAGGCTTTGGTTCTACAGTCATCCCTAACCGTGGGGCTTGGCTTGAGTATGAAACAGATGCTAAAGACGTAGTACATGTTCGTATTGACCGTACACGTAAATTACCAGTTACTGTTTTACTTCGTGCACTTGGCTTTGGTTCCGATCAAGAAATTATTGATTTAATCGGTGACAATGACTACTTGCGCAATACACTGGAAAAAGACAATACTGACAACGCTGAAAAAGCTCTTCTAGAAATTTACGAAAGATTACGTCCTGGTGAGCCACCAACAGTAGATAACGCTAGAAGCTTACTAGTTTCTCGTTTCTTTGACCCAAAACGTTACGACCTTGCAAGCGTTGGACGTTATAAAATTAACAAAAAATTACATCTGAAAAACCGTCTATTCAACCAAACATTAGCAGAAACTTTAGTGGATCCAGAAACTGGTGAAATTATCGCTTCTAAAGGTGATATTTTGGATCGTCGTAATTTAGATCAAATTATTCCTAATTTAGAAAACGGTGTAGGTTTCCGCACACTTCGTCCAGCTGACGGTGTTATGGAAGATAGCGTACTCGTTCAATCTATTAAAATCTACGCACCAAATGATGAAGAAAAAGAAATCAACATCATCGGTAACGCGTATATTGAAGAAAACGTAAAACACATCACGCCTTCTGATATTATTTCATCCATTAGCTACTTCTTTAACTTGCTACATGGTGTTGGCGACACAGATGACATCGATCACCTAGGTAATCGTCGTCTTCGTTCTGTTGGTGAACTTTTACAAAACCAATTCCGTATCGGTTTATCCCGTATGGAACGTGTGGTTCGTGAACGTATGTCTATTCAAGATATGACTACAATTACACCACAACAACTAATTAATATTCGTCCAGTAGTGGCATCTATCAAAGAATTCTTTGGTAGCTCACAGTTATCTCAGTTTATGGATCAAACAAATCCACTTGGCGAACTTACGCATAAACGTCGTCTTTCAGCGCTTGGACCTGGTGGTTTGACGCGTGAACGTGCTGGTTATGAAGTGCGTGACGTGCATTACTCTCACTATGGTCGTATGTGTCCGATTGAAACACCAGAGGGACCAAACATTGGTTTGATCAACTCCCTTTCTTCCTTTGCGAAGGTAAATAAATTCGGCTTTATCGAAACACCTTACCGCCGCGTAGATCCTGAAACAAACCGTGTTACTGATAAGATTGATTATCTAACTGCGGACGAAGAGGATAATTACGTAGTAGCGCAAGCGAACTCGAAATTAGACGAACAAGGTACTTTCACAGAAGAAGAAGTTATGGCTCGTTTCCGTTCAGAAAACTTAGCGGTAGAAAAAGAACGTATTGACTACATGGACGTATCGCCTAAACAGGTTGTATCTGTTGCGACAGCATGTATTCCGTTCCTTGAAAACGATGATAGTAACCGTGCGTTAATGGGAGCGAACATGCAACGTCAAGCAGTTCCTCTTATGCACCCTGAAGCTCCATTTGTTGGAACAGGTATGGAACACGTATCTGCAAAAGACTCTGGTGCTGCTGTAACTGCCAAACATGACGGTATTGTAGAACACGTTGAAGCCCGCGAAATCTGGGTTCGTCGTGTATCTCTAGTGGATGGCAAAGAAGTAACTGGCGGAATTGATAAATATACTTTACGTAAATTTGTTCGTTCTAACCAAGGTACTTGTTATAACCAACGTCCAAACGTAGCAGAAGGTGACCGCGTTGTTAAAGGAGAAATCCTTGGTAACGGTCCATCAATGGATTCCGGTGAACTTGCTCTTGGTCGTAACGTACTAGTTGCGTTCATGACTTGGGATGGTTATAACTACGAGGATGCGATTATCATGAGTGAACGTCTTGTAAAAGATGACGTTTATACTTCGATTCATATTGAAGAATTTGAATCAGAAGCTCGTGATACAAAACTCGGACCTGAAGAAATGACTCGTGATATTCCAAATGTTGGGGAAGATGCTTTACGCGACCTTGATGAGCGCGGAATTATCCGTGTCGGAGCTGAAGTAAAAGATAACGACCTTCTAGTTGGTAAAGTGACACCAAAAGGAGTTACAGAATTAACTGCAGAAGAACGTTTATTACACGCTATCTTTGGTGAAAAAGCGCGTGAAGTTCGTGATACTTCCTTGCGTGTACCTCACGGCGGCGGCGGAATCGTGCTTGACGTGAAGATCTTTACACGTGAAGCAGGCGACGAACTACCACCTGGCGTAAACCAATTAGTACGTGTTTATATTGTACAAAAACGTAAAATCCACGAAGGCGATAAAATGGCCGGACGTCACGGTAACAAAGGGGTTATCTCCCGTATTTTACCTGAAGAAGATATGCCATTTATGCCGGACGGAACACCGGTTGACATCATGCTTAACCCACTAGGGGTACCATCTCGTATGAATATCGGACAAGTTCTTGAATTACACTTAGGTATGGCAGCTCGTGCTTTAGGAATTCACGTTGCAACTCCAGTATTTGATGGAGCGAATGAAGAAGATGTATGGAGCACAGTAGCAGAAGCTGGTATGGCCCGCGATGCGAAAACAGTTCTTTACGACGGTCGTTCTGGTGAAGCATTTGATAACCGTATCTCTGTAGGTGTAATGTACATGATCAAACTTGCCCACATGGTTGATGATAAACTTCATGCGCGTTCAACTGGACCTTACTCACTTGTAACGCAACAACCGCTTGGTGGTAAAGCACAATTTGGTGGACAACGTTTTGGTGAGATGGAAGTATGGGCACTGGAAGCTTATGGTGCTGCTTATACACTTCAAGAAATCCTAACGATTAAATCCGATGACGTGGTTGGTCGTGTGAAAACTTACGAAGCGATTGTTAAAGGCGAAAGCGTTCCAGAACCTGGTGTGCCAGAATCCTTCAAAGTACTCATCAAAGAGCTTCAAAGTCTTGGAATGGATGTTAAAATGCTTTCCGCAGACGAAGAAGAAATCGAGATGCGTGACATGGATGATGACGACTTTACTAATCAAAATGATGCCTTCAATATCGTACAACCGGAAAATGCAGCTGCTGAAAAGACTGAGTAA
- a CDS encoding sugar ABC transporter permease — translation MKRATVWPNLLLIVLGCIWIFPIIWIVLTAFRAESGQFVSYIFPKEYTLDHFAYLFENHENFPFMLWVKNTMIVAVCSCLLSTFITVSMAYVLSRLRFRFKKTMLKTALVLNMFPAFMSMIAVYYILKAFGLTQSLTALVLIYSSTAALTFYIAKGFFDTIPKSLDESAMMDGATKLSIFTKITLPMSKPIIVYTALMAFMLPWMDFIFAKVIMGDNVPKYTVSIGLYSMLNQTTANTMYTTFAAGCILIAVPITILFIYLQKYYVEGITSGAVKG, via the coding sequence ATGAAAAGAGCTACAGTATGGCCTAACCTATTGTTGATAGTGCTCGGGTGTATCTGGATATTCCCGATTATCTGGATTGTTTTGACAGCTTTTAGAGCGGAAAGTGGACAATTTGTTTCGTATATCTTTCCGAAAGAATATACGCTAGATCATTTTGCGTACCTATTTGAAAATCATGAAAATTTTCCTTTTATGTTATGGGTTAAAAATACAATGATTGTTGCGGTGTGTTCCTGTTTATTAAGCACTTTTATAACTGTTTCGATGGCCTATGTGTTATCTAGACTTCGCTTTAGATTTAAAAAGACGATGTTAAAAACAGCGCTAGTTTTAAACATGTTTCCTGCTTTTATGAGTATGATAGCAGTTTACTATATTTTAAAAGCATTTGGATTAACGCAATCTCTAACGGCGCTTGTGTTAATTTATTCATCTACAGCTGCATTAACTTTTTACATTGCAAAAGGATTTTTTGATACAATACCAAAATCTTTAGACGAATCGGCAATGATGGACGGAGCGACGAAGTTAAGTATCTTTACAAAAATAACTTTACCAATGTCTAAGCCAATTATTGTATACACAGCTTTAATGGCATTTATGTTGCCTTGGATGGATTTTATTTTTGCTAAAGTGATTATGGGAGACAATGTGCCTAAATATACAGTGTCGATAGGTTTATATTCCATGTTGAATCAAACAACGGCAAATACAATGTATACAACGTTTGCGGCTGGCTGTATATTGATTGCGGTACCAATTACAATACTGTTTATTTATTTGCAAAAATATTATGTTGAAGGCATTACAAGTGGTGCTGTTAAAGGATAG